A genomic region of Chlorobaculum parvum NCIB 8327 contains the following coding sequences:
- the bchF gene encoding 2-vinyl bacteriochlorophyllide hydratase — translation MPRYTPEQLAKRNASVWTDIQIILAPLQFFIFLGGVTLNTLYYFNLASIDFYWISVAILFKTLFFAILFITGMFFEKEIFDKWVYSKEFLWEDVGSTVAAFFHLLYFVMAWVGFSEEVLVKEAYIAYLTYVLNALQYLVRIILEKNNERKLQKQESF, via the coding sequence ATGCCTCGCTATACGCCTGAACAGCTCGCCAAACGTAACGCATCGGTCTGGACCGACATTCAGATTATTCTGGCTCCGCTTCAGTTTTTCATTTTCCTTGGTGGCGTAACGCTCAATACCCTCTACTATTTTAATCTGGCCAGCATCGATTTTTACTGGATCAGCGTAGCCATTCTTTTCAAGACGCTCTTTTTTGCCATCCTGTTCATCACCGGCATGTTTTTCGAAAAGGAGATTTTCGATAAGTGGGTCTATTCAAAGGAGTTTCTCTGGGAAGATGTGGGCAGTACGGTGGCGGCCTTTTTCCACTTGCTTTACTTCGTGATGGCATGGGTGGGTTTTTCTGAAGAGGTGCTGGTCAAGGAGGCGTATATAGCCTACCTGACCTACGTGCTCAACGCCTTACAGTATCTGGTGAGGATCATTCTCGAAAAAAACAACGAACGAAAGCTGCAGAAACAGGAGAGCTTCTGA